Proteins found in one Limanda limanda chromosome 18, fLimLim1.1, whole genome shotgun sequence genomic segment:
- the paplnb gene encoding papilin b, proteoglycan-like sulfated glycoprotein, protein MKMLLILGLVQLLAEPAFTVAQPTHDYWGEFGAYGPCSRTCGTGVTMRTRTCITSRTDGGHNCLGSSKSFRTCNTQACPAGSRNFREEQCSHFDRGDFQGKPRTWVPYYGASNACELNCVPRGENFFYRHRPAVVDGTPCYVGRTDICVDGSCRVLNHGEFMGLDEDINSVHSAAPVAVAPHPSETLTYIYKTGVYGECSASCSGGMQCRSVECWVQDPVNPRVVEATHCITQRLQRPQSQQACNMQSCSAEYSVSSFSVCSVTCGEGQQTREVNCVGPSGEHLGDHSCSGLARPATTQACRRPACHTRITWHVTDYGLCTRSCGGGVRDRRVACSDTDLNPYPEARCGSVSRPVSVEACNSQSCPGTQRVPSVQDPRRHESTMRGFVPLVPSGDPSATGSQTITTYELNPSVVSPHCAQSSYGCCPDGHTSATGPRNQGCTQDDCVRTRYGCCLDGVTQAQGFGRAGCPEYQTTVDRSLSPPAAPSPGTVCSLPRDEGICDTWKVRFYYDSGSGRCTEFWYGSCQGNANNFVSLEACQRECGHVVRGPPPPPRAEYAPRRALLMVALTARA, encoded by the exons ATGAAGATGCTGTTAATCCTTGGTCTCGTGCAGCTGCTGGCAGAACCTGCCTTCACT gtgGCGCAGCCGACCCATGACTACTGGGGAGAGTTTGGAGCCTACGGGCCCTGCAGCCGCACCTGCGGCACAGGAGTCACCATGAGAACCAGGACATGCATCACATCCAG AACAGACGGAGGACATAACTGCCTGGGATCATCCAAATCCTTCCGAACCTGCAACACACAA GCATGTCCGGCTGGGTCCAGGAACTTCAGGGAGGAGCAGTGCTCCCACTTCGACCGAGGGGACTTCCAGGGCAAACCCCGCACATGGGTCCCTTACTATGGAG CATCCAATGCATGTGAGCTGAACTGTGTCCCGAGAGGAGAGAACTTCTTCTATCGACACAGACCTGCAGTGGTGGATGGGACACCTTGTTACGTGGGCCGCACGGACATCTGTGTGGATGGCTCCTGCAGG GTACTGAACCATGGAGAGTTCATGGGCTTGGATGAGGACATTAATTCTGTGCACTCGGCTGCTCCTGTCGCTGTCGCTCCTCATCCAAGTGAGACGCTCACGTACATCTACAAAACCGGCGTCTACGGCGAGTGCTCGGCCTCCTGCAGCGGAGGCATGCAGTGTCGCAGCGTGGAGTGCTGGGTTCAGGACCCGGTGAACCCCCGTGTGGTGGAGGCGACCCACTGCATCACCCAGCGCCTGCAGAGGCCTCAGAGTCAGCAGGCCTGCAACATGCAATCATGTTCTGCTGAGTACAGTGTCTCCAGCTTCAGTGTG TGTTCAGTCACCTGTGGGGAAGGCCAGCAGACAAGGGAGGTGAACTGTGTGGGACCAAGCGGTGAACATCTGGGCGATCACTCCTGTAGTGGACTGGCACGACCTGCCACTACCCAGGCGTGCCGCAGACCTGCCTGCCACACTCGCATCACCTGGCACGTGACTGACTACGGGCTG TGCACTCGAAGCTGTGGTGGGGGTGTGAGGGACAGGAGGGTCGCCTGTTCGGATACAGATTTGAACCCGTACCCCGAAGCCCGGTGCGGATCAGTGAGCAGGCCTGTCTCTGTGGAGGCGTGCAACTCGCAGTCGTGCCCTGGAACACAAA GGGTCCCAAGTGTGCAGGATCCCAGGAGACATGAGAGCACCATGAGAGGATTTGTTCCCCTTGTTCCATCAGGAGACCCCTCAG CTACTGGATCTCAAACAATCACTACCTACGAACTCAACCCGTCCGTGGTCAGCCCTCACTGTGCTCAGTCTTCTTATGGCTGCTGTCCTGATGGCCACACCTCTGCTACCGGACCCAGGAACCAGGGCTGCACCCAGGATGACTGTGTTCGCACCAG GTATGGCTGTTGTTTGGATGGAGTGACTCAAGCTCAAGGATTTGGAAGAGCTGGATGTCCTGAGTACCAGACAACTGTG GATCGCTCACTATCACCCCCTGCCGCTCCGTCCCCTGGGACGGTGTGCTCCCTGCCTCGAGATGAGGGCATATGTGACACCTGGAAGGTTCGGTTCTACTATGACTCAGGCAGCGGTAGATGCACTGAGTTCTGGTACGGAAGCTGTCAGGGTAATGCCAACAACTTTGTGTCCCTGGAGGCGTGCCAGAGAGAGTGTGGGCATGTGGTGAGGgggcccccccctccacctcgaGCAGAGTACGCCCCGAGGAGAGCCTTACTCATGGTTGCACTTACAGCCAGGGCATAA
- the erh gene encoding enhancer of rudimentary homolog, which produces MSHTILLVQPTKRPEGRTYADYESVNECMEGVCKMYEEHLKRMNPNSPSITYDISQLFDFIDDLADLSCLVYRADTQTYQPYNKDWIKEKIYVLLRRQAQQAAK; this is translated from the exons ATG tCGCACACAATTTTGCTCGTCCAGCCCACCAAGAGACCAGAGGGCCGCACATACGCTGACTACGAGTCCGTGAATGAATGTATGGAAG GTGTGTGCAAAATGTATGAAGAGCATCTGAAGAGGATGAATCCAAACAGTCCATCGATCACTTACGACATCAGTCAGCTGTTTGACTTCATCGACGACTTGGCCGATCTTAGCTGTCTTGT GTACAGAGCTGACACCCAGACATACCAACCATACAACAAAGACTGGATCAAGGAGAAGATTTATGTCCTGCTGCGACGTCAGGCTCAGCAGGCGGCAAAGTAA